The proteins below come from a single Metarhizium brunneum chromosome 1, complete sequence genomic window:
- the APE1 gene encoding Vacuolar aminopeptidase 1, whose translation MTRRTPLPSPQSSVLPLRQPSAPAPAPAPAPVTTTITTASPKSKNFILADMDGRASRENRACASCISKLTPSEIGQVNWHLAQDQACRLCQVAQCKPEAFTKPFCDFLQENPTVFHTVDYFKRKLSDSGFEELSARDSWNGKVHPGGKYWVTRNGSTIIAFTVGAAYKPGNGVAMIGGHIDALTARLKPISNRPSRAGYVQLGVAQYAGGLNQTWWDRDLSIGGRVVVRDPETGKTSTKLVKLDWPIAKIPTLAPHFGVGMFGNNNKETQAVPVIGLQSSSQHDAEPLGPEGAFVNTQPPRLVQLIAKQLGITSYASILNWELELYDSQPAQTLGMDREFITAGRIDDKLCSWAALTGLLAADTNTDDSYIKLVALFDDEEIGSLLRQGARSNFLPIVIERTVEALNPSTYGPGLLGQTYAKSFLLSADVTHAGNPNFLENYLDDHVPQLNVGIAICGDSNGNMTTDAVSTAILRRVGEIIGAKTQDFQIRNDSRSGGTIGPSLSSAMGCRAADAGLAQLSMHSVRATTGALDPGLGVKFFKGFLDLWEQIDGEWS comes from the exons ATGACGAGACGGACGCCTCTGCCCAGCCCCCAGTCTTCTGTGCTGCCGTTGCGCCAGCCTTCCgcgccagctccagctccagctccagctcccgtcaccaccacgaTAACAACCGCATCCCCCAAATCAAAGaacttcatcctcgccgacatggacggccGCGCATCCCGCGAGAATCGCGCGTGCGCAAGCTGCATCTCCAAGCTGACACCCAGCGAAATCGGCCAGGTCAACTGGCATCTTGCCCAAGACCAGGCCTGCCGCCTCTGCCAAGTCGCACAATGCAAACCCGAGGCCTTCACCAAGCCATTCTGCGACTTCCTGCAGGAAAATCCCACCGTGTTCCACACCGTCGACTACTTCAAGCGCAAGTTGAGTGACAGCGGCTTTGAAGAG CTCTCCGCGCGAGACTCGTGGAATGGCAAAGTCCACCCCGGAGGCAAGTACTGGGTCACCCGCAACGGCAgcaccatcatcgccttcaCCGTCGGCGCTGCCTACAAGCCCGGCAACGGCGTGGCCATGATCGGCGGACACATCGACGCCCTCACCGCGCGCCTCAAGCCCATCAGCAACCGGCCCAGCAGAGCAGGCTACGTGCAGCTCGGCGTGGCCCAGTACGCCGGCGGCCTCAACCAGACCTGGTGGGATCGCGACCTCAGCATCGGCGGCCGTGTCGTGGTTCGCGACCCCGAAACCGGCAAGACGTCCACCAAGCTCGTCAAGCTTGACTGGCCGATTGCCAAGATTCCCACCCTCGCGCCTCACTTTGGCGTGGGCATGTttggcaacaacaacaaggagACGCAGGCCGTCCCCGTCATCGGCCTCCAGAGCTCGTCCCAGCATGATGCCGAGCCTCTCGGCCCCGAGGGCGCCTTTGTCAACACCCAGCCGCCCAGGCTCGTGCAGCTCATCGCCAAGCAGCTCGGCATCACCAGCTACGCCTCCATCCTCAACTGGGAGCTCGAGCTGTACGACAGCCAGCCCGCGCAAACATTGGGCATGGACAGGGAGTTCATCACGGCCGGCCGAATCGACGACAAGCTCTGCTCCTGGGCCGCCCTGACGGGTCTCCTTGCCGCCGACACCAACACTGACGACAGCTACATCAAGCTCGTCGCGCTcttcgacgacgaggaaatcGGCTCCTTGCTTCGACAGGGCGCCCGCAGCAACTTCCTTCCCATTGTCATTGAGCGCACCGTTGAGGCCCTCAACCCGTCCACCTACGGGCCCGGGCTCCTCGGCCAAACGTACGCCAAGTCGTTCCTCCTCTCCGCGGACGTTACCCACGCCGGCAACCCCAACTTTTTGGAGAATTACCTGGACGACCACGTGCCGCAGCTGAACGTCGGCATAGCCATCTGCGGTGACTCCAACGGCAACATGACCACAGACGCCGTGTCGACCGCCATACTCCGAAGGGTTGGCGAGATTATCGGTGCCAAAACCCAGGATTTCCAGATCCGCAACGATTCGAGAAGCGGTGGGACCATCGGCCCTTCCTTGTCCAGCGCCATGGGCTGCAGGGCTGCAGACGCCGGGCTCGCCCAGTTGAGCATGCATTCTGTTCGCGCCACGACGGGAGCCCTGGACCCAGGTTTGGGCGTCAAGTTCTTCAAGGGATTCTTAGATTTGTGGGAGCAAATCGACGGGGAGTGGTCCTGA